In the genome of Carassius gibelio isolate Cgi1373 ecotype wild population from Czech Republic chromosome A25, carGib1.2-hapl.c, whole genome shotgun sequence, the window TTTTGGTGTTGACAGTCAATTATTCTTTGTGGAATTTCAGGATTTGCTATTTTTGATGTGTTTGAAATGTGTTTTGCTGTttaattgttcttattttttatttttgtaaaagggCAAGTTGGTTTGTGGGTTTGACAGAATTGTTCAGAGTTCTTGCAAAAGAGCTCGTTGAGTTGGTAAATCCATTATcctgtttaattatattttatttgtcatgAGACATTAATTCTGCATCCTTACTGGAAATACTGAAAACTGCTTTTGAAAAATCATTGCGCTATTTTGGGATAGACATTTGGTAGCTGAAATGTAATGTAGTGTTGATTTGAGTTTTGGAAATGCTATCCGATTCAGCTTTTAGGATTGGAAGGTGATATGCCAGTGTTTATTCTGCTGTCAAGatttaatctttaaataaatattagggTTCAGTCGGCGGGTCTAAATGACGCACAGGGATCTCTTTGGCGATTTAGACGATGCTATGGCTTAAATCTATGCTGGCATAGTTCAAATGTAAAGGCCTTTACTACATATTTCCTCACATTATCACAGGGATACTCATTGTCAAACTTTAGACCTGGCATTGTAAATTGCATTCTGAAAGTAATCCTGAAATACAAAGTAGATTAGAGTGTTGATAATAGTTTAGTTTTGAGCAATTTTAATTTACTGTGTTGATCCCAGTTGGAAAATtcatgttttacagtaaaaaataaataaataaaataaaaagtggttCTAacgttatttattaaatttattgaatatttaaatgaaatataatataatataatataatataatataatataatataatataatataatataatataatatgggagtaaattagtaaattacagaatttttaaTTGGGTGAATCTTGCCTTGCTGTATATTTTGATCATTGTGTCAAAAATTCATATTCGGCTCAGGCTTTAAATAAGTGGATGGTTTTGAAAAAAATTGATGTCATGGTTTTGTTAGATCAGTTTCAGATGATTGGGAGGGAAGGAATAGAGGTGGGGTCATGATTTTGATTATCACCCAGAAACGGGCTTAGCACAGAGCATCTCTAGAGATTTTCTGCGCAAAAATAGCATATGATTCACTTTAGAACAGAAGACTTCATCATGGCCTTATTTGAAAATAGTGATGATTGGTGGTAAGTTTGGTTACTTGTCATTTAGCAGATAACGTCCATGTTGTTAAAACATTATCCAATGCAACCCAAAAGTCGTTTTACTTGAGAACAAATGGTTATTGCATTCTGTAATATTACCAGCGTTTTGTGTTAATTGTAAATTGGGTGTCTTATTTCACAGGGCCAAAAACTAAATTCATCCAAGATGTCGGAGTAAGTGCATATTTTAATTTCCTTTATTAGATTATCATTATCTACCTCAACTAACagacatttaatattttctattaatatataatgggctaaaaaaataaaataaactgtgaaGTGCCTTGTGGTGATTATTTACTGCttcaacaaaatatattttaatgatttcaaaaCCACTCAGGAAAAAAATGTCATCGAGTCGCAAGCATCATCTAAAGGTAATGCAtgattcaaattaaaacataattgaaTGCCCATTATTGAGTACCAATGACACCCAGCCTCTCTGTGTCCCAGAGCTTGATGCTTTCCATCGCTAAAGGTATACTGGAACAGGAAGTAAAAGACAGAGAGGTGGAGAGGCAGAGATACATGGCAGAGATCTGCCAGCCTCTGTCTTTACCTTCAGGCACACAGGCATTACAGGTACAATAAATTCACCTTCTGAAAAAGTTAATAATGAAAAACATGGTAAATAGATAACGAAAATCTCTGTTCTTATTGTTTATAGGAACTGTGCAGGGAGCTTCACCACAAAATTGATGTCACTGACGAAGAGAGATATGACCTGGAAATGAAAGTCAACAAGTGTGCGAAGGAGGTAAGATGTCATCTAAATCTTATTCTGGTCCAGTTTGTGGTTTGTCTTGTAGTTTTTATACTGACGGCCCTCTGACTGACTGTAGATCGAAGACCTGAATATCAAAGTTATTGACCTGAAGGGCAAGTTCAAGAAGCCAACTCTGAGGAAGGTGCGCATGTCGGCCGACGCGATGCTCCAGGCTCTGCTGGGCTCCAAGCACAAGGTGTCTCTGGATCTGAGAGCCAACCTGAAGCAAGTCAAGAAGGAGGTCAAAGAGGAGGTGAGCGTTAAACTGCATCGTATTCATTTTCCTCGAGGTTCctgttagggctgcacgatattgggaaaaaatgacattgcgatattttatttttctgcgatatatattgcaatatgaaatctaatctattttttttttcaaacaaaaatggggtgagcacacttacattctcatttaaatgatttaaacatcgacatcGTTTCAATtgattaatctctctctctctctctccttctatgtctctctctctcgctctctctctcgggGGCTCgcatgtgtctctctctctctctctctctctctctctctcgcgctctccgcgaatcacattcgtcaagggccggggagcagctggcccatacagttaatgaataacggatcaactacgtcagcctacatcgcacatcctgcgatgtgactatcgtggatttgtacatcgcgatatcgatgattaaacgacacatcgtgcagccctagttcctGTATTTCTTGGTCCAAAAGAGCTTAGAACCTTCTAAATTCTGAAAGATGCTGATCTTAGACCCTTAAGCCTGGTTCACaacaagaacgataactataaagataacgatattagtgtccacaccagtaaacgatatcgtctgtttattctaagcgcaCATGCGTCTGCCTCATTTAATTCTCATTATAgcagggtggattctgattggctgtcaacgtttgtatcattcatcagctggagatagatcattttgaaagtgattccagcgatatcgtttctctgtggaCTATTCGTTAACactgagaatgatttttagaactatatctttatcattatctttatagttatcgtgcttggtgtgaatgggcatTAAATGTTTTCGATTACTGAACAAATGtctttcatttacatttcatAGGATAAGGAACTGCGTGATGTTGGTGACTGGCGTAAGAATGTTGAGGACAAGGCTGGGATGGACGGCAGGAAGAAGATGTTTGAGGCCGAggcttaatatttattatttttctgaagtTCAATGTGCTGCTAAGCTAGAATTGGTCTAAAACGATGTCTTTTGTGTGCGATAATCTGTTTGTGTACTTATAACACATTCATTTAAATTTGATATTACGAGAACGCTATCAAAAGTAAATATGATCCCTTAGTTTTCTGTTCAACACTGGTACTGTGTATTCTCAGCCCATGTCTCAATGTCATACACGATCATTAAAACAGTAAAGCAAGAATTAAGTCCTGTGTTCATTTTGTCCAATTAACCACTTTGTAACCAgccttatattttacattatttcctCACGGATTTGTGGAACAAGTAAGTATTTATCATCAGTTTGTATTATCCATTTGGTTTATGACTGAATAAAAGCTGTTAACACATTTTATTACGATTAAATACAACAGGTTATAGTGACACCTTCCTGGCACCTACAAGAAACTGACCCGAAACTGGAGGATGCCGAACACACAACCCTGAAGGTATAATCTACACAATCTaccacagatagatagatatatagataaatagatagatacttGTGACACAAAAAGGCCTTTGTGAGAAAGTCATCCTCAGAATAAAAGAATGGCTTGAAGGATGGGTTATTTATACTGATGGCGCAGTGAAGGAGGGATAGTGCCGTATTTCATGACCTTGTCAGCTCATTGGTGTGGCGGATAATCCACTTCCATAAAGAGAAACCGTGGATTTACAGAGAGATCAgagaatgcaatatatatatctTCTTAACACGTCCATTGCCTGTGTTTCTTTTTGACAACCATCTGTCCCTAGAAGACGTTCCTCTGTTCTCCTAGAAAGGTGAGAGCAGTTCTCTTGCTTCATTGTCTTAGCCTTGCAAATACCATTCTTTGTAGAATTTTGTTGGAAGTTGTAAACCTTAGTTTGTGGGATTGATGTGGTGATGGAGAAGGTTgtcatgggggttggtttattaGTTACTATCGTAAGAAGGCACCTGCTGAGAACATGAATGTAATGTATAAATTCGTTGTTGTAGTTAATGATTGGTTCATGATTGGTGACAATATCTTCAGATAGTCCTCACAACGTTGTATGATCATTGTTGGTAATTCTAACTCATGAAAGTTAGGTTTTTTTTGACTCATCTGAAGTCTTTTATTCTGGAAACACCATActaaaaagtaaagaaaacatTTCGATTGGTCACCTAATGGCTGAGGTCAGGTTTGATGTATTGACTGCTGAAGTGGTCATAGGAAAGTAAACACCAACCCAAACATAAATTTGAAACTGATCCTGAAGTCTTACTCCCCCTGTCTGCACCTACTTACGGTTCTCCTTAACAACTGATTTACAAAACGGTCTCATCTAAAACTAAATTGCAGTACTTTTTAATCTAAAGGACAATGTTCACTATCCACAAAGACCTTTTAGTTAATCTTAGCCGTATTGTGTAATGGTTTGAAATGGCTTAACCTTCTGGAACATCTggaatattcaaatatttccGCCGAGACCTGATTAGTCCTGACTTTTAAGAGTATGTTTACCAGACTCTTACACAAGAACACCACTGTACTACTTGATCTATTCTGCCATGTGTTTCTGCTAAACAAGTCCTCAATATTCTTCCCTGGCTACTTAGAATAGCCTTTCTTCAAATAGCCTAATGTGACCTGACTGTTGTCTTCGTAGCTTTCTAAGTATGTCATTGAGGCATTAAGAGTCCATTTAAGTGTACTAAATTAGTCAATCAGTTTGTCATCAGTTAGCCAGTTAGTCCGGTCTGTCTCTCAGAGCAGGCGTATATTAAGAAAGACATTTGAGACTGTTGTTTAGTGGGGGAATAAAGGAGAGCAGGGATGTCATATCTTTGACATCCCAGAGATGCACTTGAGAATGGGGCTGTGTCTGCAGCTGATGTACTGGCCTTGAGATCATATTGCAGCGAGCTCCTAGAGAAAATCCTCTCGGATGAGTCAAAGAGGTTTGGGAACTATGTGGTCCTCTTGAGTCTACACAACTCTTGCTATTAAGGGCGGTGCAGAGAGGTCACACAATCAGAATGTCTGTGGATTTGGTGCCATTGGATTGTGTCCACATGCAATgtctacactctcagaaaaatggtacaaaagctgtcactagcGTGGTACCCTTTCCAAACAGTGGCACCAAaggaacattttcataatttctaAAACTCTTGGTGGAAATACCAGTTTTTTTAGTGTGTTCACACCAACAATTTAAGTTTTAGGAACTTCTCAGTCCTCCATCCTCCAGTTGTTGACACTGAATGACACGCTTAAATGACGTCACCATCGGATGGTTTACCTCACTTCAGTGTTCCTACTGGTGGAGCGAATgcaacaaagaaaaataaaatggccTTCTGGGAAAATTTTTCAAGAAACAAACCTTGGCTAAACACCACTGGATTCTTAACATGAAGTAGTTGTCCACTGACAATTAGTCAGAACTGTGTTATCCAGTTTAGAATTAGTTGACAGAAAACACTCTAGAAAAATACTCACTAAAGTGTGTGATTCGTGGCCTTATTTGATGGTAACGAACCTCATTACTCACGGGGAGGGGATGTACTGTTAGTATTCAGACGTAAACTTTCACAGCaagattattttcaaaatgttgcTCCACCGTGACAACAGAATAACTCACTGTAAAAGTTTGTGCTAATGTACGCTATAGTGCCCCTTGTGGCAATGTTAAGAAGCatttgaatgaaagaatgaatgaggCATTTTTATATAGCGTTTGACTGTGTACTAATGTACACCCAAAGCTCTTTACAATCATATCAGGGGTCCTCTCCTCCACCACCAACAGTACAGTGGATGGGGATTACTAGGAAGCCATGATTGATAGGGGCCAATGTAGGGAATTGGGTGtcatgggatttttaatgaccacagagagtcaacACCTCATTTTAACATCTCATCTGAAGAATGGTGCTTTTTACAGTATAGTGTCCATGTCTCTATATTGGGGCATTAGAACCCAAACAGACCACAGGATGAGCACCAGCTACTGGCCTCACAAAcccttcaagtcaagtcacctgttTTAtacagcgctttatacaatacaggttgtgtcaaagcagctttacagtgttaaacaggaagaacatgtgctgataatgcaagaggacaatagaaATAGTTTTCCCaagtggtctcccatccaggaaCTGACCAAGCGCAACCTTGCTTAGCCTCAGTGGGTAACCAGTCTTGGGCTACAGGGTGATACGGCTGGGTGCATTTGTGTTGATACACttgaatagcatttttttttttttttatggatggtcCTCTAgttcaacttttatttatttttttgagctttATCAGTTTACTTTATTGTACAGTAGGGTTCAGATAGGGAGCAGGATAGCAACTGATGGCTCTAATATGTTTTGAACATAAGCATAACACACTGTGCCACAGCTCTGATGCATTTCTCT includes:
- the LOC127947451 gene encoding troponin I, fast skeletal muscle-like — encoded protein: MSEKKMSSSRKHHLKSLMLSIAKGILEQEVKDREVERQRYMAEICQPLSLPSGTQALQELCRELHHKIDVTDEERYDLEMKVNKCAKEIEDLNIKVIDLKGKFKKPTLRKVRMSADAMLQALLGSKHKVSLDLRANLKQVKKEVKEEDKELRDVGDWRKNVEDKAGMDGRKKMFEAEA